The following proteins come from a genomic window of Frankia casuarinae:
- a CDS encoding methyltransferase domain-containing protein: MLTGVPDGRWGPTTVYEAGLRSAGGQLWMRRPDGRRDPLPVNRWRGTLSPAASTPPTWSTWSTGALSPGDLSLLRHCGGPTLDVGCGPGRLAAALAARGVPALGIDVAPFAVHLTRRAGVPALRRDVFGRVPAEGRWVALLLADGNIGIGGDPTRLLRRAGELLAPSGRVLVELEPPGTQTGPMRVRLEDATGRVSRPFSWCLVDGDDLTGIAPDAGLLITRTWCDAGRHFAALRRRLPTG; this comes from the coding sequence GTGTTGACCGGCGTCCCCGACGGCCGGTGGGGACCGACGACCGTCTACGAGGCGGGACTGCGCTCCGCCGGTGGACAGCTGTGGATGCGCCGTCCCGACGGGCGACGCGACCCGCTGCCGGTGAACCGCTGGCGTGGCACCCTGTCCCCGGCGGCGTCGACCCCGCCCACCTGGTCCACCTGGTCCACCGGGGCGCTGTCCCCCGGGGATCTGTCGTTGTTGCGTCACTGCGGCGGCCCGACCCTCGACGTCGGCTGCGGGCCCGGCCGGCTCGCGGCCGCGCTCGCGGCCCGCGGGGTGCCGGCCCTCGGCATCGACGTCGCGCCGTTCGCGGTGCACCTTACCCGGCGGGCCGGTGTGCCGGCACTACGGCGGGACGTGTTCGGCCGGGTGCCTGCCGAGGGACGATGGGTCGCGCTGCTGCTTGCCGACGGAAACATCGGCATCGGCGGCGACCCGACCCGGTTGTTGCGCCGGGCCGGGGAACTCCTCGCCCCCTCCGGCCGGGTGCTCGTCGAACTCGAACCGCCGGGCACCCAGACCGGTCCGATGCGGGTCCGGCTGGAGGACGCGACCGGCCGGGTGTCGCGGCCCTTCTCCTGGTGCCTGGTGGACGGGGACGATCTGACCGGCATCGCGCCGGACGCCGGACTGCTGATCACCCGGACCTGGTGCGACGCCGGTCGGCACTTCGCCGCGCTGCGCCGGCGTCTCCCGACTGGATGA
- a CDS encoding response regulator transcription factor, translating into MARVLVVDDDALVSEVVDRYLRNAGFDVDRAADGPTALRVAETTPPDLVVLDLMLPGLDGIEVFRRLRAHRPVPVIMLTARADESDRITGLEIGADDYVTKPFSPRELTLRVQSVLRRANETVPGAEAGVLRAGTLVVDAAARTATRHGVPLGLTVREFDLLAFLLRRPGRAFTRGELLEHVWGWSYGDPSTVTVHIRRLREKIEDDPTAPRMLVTVWGVGYRYDPGTPRPDSTPRPDSTPRPDSTPRPDSTPTGQVAAPDEGRHRG; encoded by the coding sequence GTGGCCCGTGTGCTCGTCGTTGACGACGACGCCCTCGTCTCCGAGGTGGTTGACCGCTACCTGCGCAACGCCGGCTTCGACGTCGACCGCGCCGCGGACGGACCCACGGCCCTGCGGGTGGCCGAGACAACCCCACCGGACCTCGTCGTCCTCGACCTGATGCTGCCCGGTCTCGATGGCATCGAGGTGTTCCGCCGGCTCCGGGCGCACCGACCGGTACCAGTGATCATGCTGACCGCACGTGCCGACGAGTCGGATCGCATCACCGGTCTGGAGATCGGCGCCGACGACTACGTGACCAAGCCGTTCTCGCCGCGGGAGCTGACCCTGCGCGTGCAGTCGGTGCTGCGGCGGGCGAACGAGACGGTGCCGGGCGCGGAAGCCGGCGTCCTGCGGGCCGGCACCCTCGTCGTCGACGCGGCCGCGCGGACCGCCACCCGGCACGGGGTTCCGCTCGGGCTGACGGTGCGCGAGTTCGATCTGCTGGCCTTCCTGCTGCGCCGGCCCGGCCGGGCCTTCACCCGGGGCGAGCTGCTCGAACACGTGTGGGGATGGAGCTATGGCGACCCCTCGACGGTCACCGTGCACATCCGTCGACTGCGGGAGAAGATCGAGGATGATCCGACCGCGCCCCGGATGCTTGTCACGGTGTGGGGGGTCGGGTACCGCTACGATCCCGGCACCCCGCGCCCCGACAGCACCCCGCGCCCCGACAGCACCCCGCGCCCCGACAGCACCCCGCGCCCCGACAGCACCCCCACCGGACAGGTGGCGGCACCGGACGAGGGACGACACCGAGGATGA
- a CDS encoding glycosyltransferase family 2 protein has protein sequence MFTQRSGIGASVDVVLPCLDEAGALPWVLDRMPVDYRPIVADNGSRDGSRQVALERGAVVVDVPERGYGAAVHAGLLAADADVVGVCDADASLDPAELPGLVTQLLAGRADLVLGRRRPTSMRAWPPHARLGNAVVAGRLRRHGVPVHDLGPMRVARREDLLRLPVADRRFGYPLELLLRAAQAGWRIVETDVAYTPRVGRSKVTGTPLGAARTARDMSALLASLR, from the coding sequence ATGTTCACGCAACGTAGTGGGATCGGGGCCTCCGTCGACGTCGTCCTGCCCTGCCTGGACGAGGCCGGGGCGTTACCTTGGGTGTTGGACCGGATGCCCGTCGACTATCGGCCGATCGTCGCGGACAACGGATCGCGCGACGGCTCCCGCCAGGTGGCGCTGGAACGCGGGGCGGTCGTCGTTGACGTGCCCGAGCGCGGCTACGGCGCCGCCGTGCACGCCGGGCTGCTCGCTGCGGACGCCGACGTGGTCGGCGTGTGCGACGCGGACGCATCCCTCGACCCCGCCGAGCTTCCCGGTCTCGTCACGCAGTTGCTGGCCGGCCGGGCCGATCTGGTTCTCGGTCGCCGTCGCCCGACCTCGATGCGGGCCTGGCCGCCGCACGCCCGACTCGGGAACGCGGTGGTCGCCGGGCGGCTGCGCCGGCACGGCGTTCCCGTCCATGATCTGGGCCCGATGCGGGTGGCCCGCCGGGAGGACCTGCTCCGACTGCCCGTCGCCGACCGCCGGTTCGGCTATCCGCTGGAACTGCTGCTGCGGGCGGCCCAGGCCGGTTGGCGGATAGTCGAGACCGACGTGGCCTACACCCCTCGGGTCGGGCGCTCCAAGGTGACCGGGACACCGCTCGGCGCCGCCCGGACGGCCCGGGACATGTCCGCCCTGTTGGCGAGCCTCCGGTGA
- a CDS encoding Rieske (2Fe-2S) protein codes for MTQEAPTRRLVVPGIAVTVAAGAVGYVVASSSDAADPKPRQATAGGTRAGGDGSGAGNGGGQAGGAAPLARVDEVPADGGLILGDAGLVLTRNAAGTIQGFSTVCTHQGCSVNAIAKGRILCPCHGSAFDTRTGEPVAGPAKQPLPPVAVTVRDNAIFPA; via the coding sequence ATGACGCAGGAAGCACCGACGCGGCGCCTCGTGGTCCCCGGCATCGCGGTCACCGTCGCCGCGGGTGCCGTCGGGTATGTCGTCGCCAGCAGCAGCGACGCGGCCGATCCGAAACCACGGCAGGCAACCGCGGGCGGGACCCGCGCGGGTGGCGACGGTTCGGGCGCGGGTAACGGCGGTGGCCAGGCCGGCGGCGCGGCGCCCCTCGCCCGGGTCGACGAGGTGCCTGCCGACGGCGGTCTCATCCTCGGCGACGCCGGCCTGGTGCTCACGAGGAATGCCGCCGGCACGATCCAGGGTTTCTCCACCGTCTGCACCCATCAGGGCTGCTCGGTGAACGCGATCGCGAAGGGCCGCATCCTCTGCCCGTGCCACGGCAGCGCCTTCGACACCCGTACCGGGGAACCCGTCGCGGGGCCGGCGAAACAGCCGCTGCCGCCGGTCGCCGTCACCGTCCGCGACAACGCGATCTTCCCCGCCTGA
- a CDS encoding NAD(P)/FAD-dependent oxidoreductase, whose translation MTTDSAQTGQAGEPERLEERSTSPHRVVIIGSGFGGLFTAQALRKAPVEVTLVAKTTHHLFQPLLYQVATGILSEGEIAPTTREVLSRQDNAQVVLGEVTTIDVNARTVTSQLLGRTTVHHYDSLVVAAGAGQSYFGNDHFATHAPGMKSIDDALELRGRIFGMFELAEASTDPADVERLLTFVVVGAGPTGVEMAGQIAELSRRTLRRDFRSIDPAKARVILLDAAPAVLPPFGERLGAKAADKLTKIGVDVQLGAKVVNVDATGIDVEDSDGTRRRIDSVCKVWAAGVAASPLGRQLAEQTGAGLDRAGRIEVLPDLTLPGHPEVFVIGDMASLNRLPGVAQVAIQGGRHAAKEIQAWVAGKQTGRPFEYHDKGSMATISRFSAVASIGKVQFSGFFAWLVWLAVHLVYIIGFKHRLTTLLHWTVSFIGRGRSERTVTEQQIFARVAVQRLGTDFAPSLPPHASQEAPSWTGARTIVPMQPQAKGEGKGEDSRQPSRV comes from the coding sequence GTGACCACGGACAGCGCCCAGACAGGGCAGGCCGGCGAACCGGAACGGCTCGAGGAGCGAAGCACCTCCCCGCACCGAGTAGTGATCATCGGGTCTGGCTTCGGAGGTCTGTTCACCGCGCAGGCCCTCCGCAAAGCACCGGTCGAGGTCACTCTCGTCGCGAAGACGACGCACCATCTGTTCCAGCCGCTGCTCTACCAGGTGGCGACGGGTATCCTGTCCGAGGGCGAGATCGCCCCGACCACCCGTGAGGTACTGAGCCGGCAGGACAACGCGCAGGTCGTCCTCGGCGAGGTGACCACCATCGACGTGAACGCAAGAACGGTCACGTCCCAGTTGCTGGGTCGCACGACCGTGCACCACTACGACAGCCTCGTCGTCGCCGCGGGCGCGGGCCAGTCGTACTTTGGCAACGACCATTTCGCCACGCACGCCCCGGGCATGAAGAGCATCGACGACGCGCTCGAGCTGCGCGGCCGGATCTTCGGGATGTTCGAGCTCGCCGAGGCGTCCACCGATCCCGCGGACGTGGAGCGGTTGCTGACCTTTGTCGTCGTCGGGGCGGGCCCCACCGGCGTGGAGATGGCCGGGCAGATCGCGGAACTCTCGCGCCGGACCCTGCGGCGGGACTTCCGCAGCATCGACCCCGCCAAGGCCCGAGTCATCCTGCTGGACGCCGCACCCGCCGTCCTGCCGCCGTTCGGCGAGCGGCTCGGCGCGAAGGCGGCCGACAAGCTGACCAAGATCGGCGTCGATGTGCAGCTGGGCGCCAAGGTCGTCAATGTCGACGCGACCGGCATCGACGTCGAGGACAGCGACGGCACCCGCCGGCGCATCGACTCGGTCTGCAAGGTCTGGGCCGCCGGCGTTGCCGCGAGCCCGCTGGGCCGACAGCTCGCCGAGCAGACCGGTGCGGGGCTCGACCGCGCCGGCCGCATCGAGGTGCTGCCCGACCTGACCCTGCCGGGTCATCCGGAGGTGTTCGTCATCGGGGACATGGCGAGCCTCAACCGGCTGCCCGGCGTGGCGCAGGTCGCGATCCAGGGCGGCCGGCACGCCGCCAAGGAGATCCAGGCCTGGGTCGCCGGCAAGCAGACGGGCCGGCCGTTCGAATACCATGACAAGGGCAGCATGGCCACCATCTCGCGGTTCAGCGCGGTGGCGAGCATTGGCAAGGTGCAGTTCAGCGGCTTCTTCGCCTGGCTCGTCTGGCTGGCCGTGCACCTCGTCTACATCATCGGGTTCAAGCACCGGCTGACCACCCTGCTTCACTGGACGGTGAGCTTCATCGGCCGGGGCCGGTCGGAACGTACCGTCACCGAGCAGCAGATCTTCGCCCGGGTCGCGGTCCAACGCCTCGGAACGGACTTCGCGCCCTCCCTGCCCCCGCACGCGAGTCAGGAGGCGCCGTCCTGGACGGGGGCCCGGACGATCGTGCCGATGCAGCCGCAGGCCAAGGGCGAGGGCAAGGGCGAGGACAGCCGGCAACCGTCCCGGGTCTAG
- a CDS encoding TIGR04282 family arsenosugar biosynthesis glycosyltransferase: MAKEPVPGRVKTRLTPPLRPDQAAAVAAAALADTLAAVEELTRLPGFDALRPVLVLDGAVGPWLETSFARIPAGRIPAGRTPGGRTPGGRIAIEVMPQVSGPFDVRLAAAFDAGTEPTLLIGMDTPQVTAALLASACHALHATDAVFGPAADGGWWALGLTTPDGDLLRGVPTSRPDTGARQRARLSEAGLTVTTLPTVRDVDTMADADAVARLVPGGRFAAALRATHGDRIAAGRATAC, encoded by the coding sequence ATGGCGAAGGAGCCGGTACCTGGGCGGGTCAAGACCCGCCTCACGCCGCCCCTGCGCCCGGACCAGGCGGCGGCCGTCGCGGCGGCCGCGCTCGCGGACACGCTGGCCGCGGTTGAGGAGCTGACTCGCCTGCCCGGGTTCGACGCACTGCGCCCGGTCCTCGTCCTCGACGGCGCGGTCGGCCCATGGCTGGAGACCTCGTTCGCACGAATCCCGGCCGGACGAATCCCGGCCGGACGAACCCCGGGCGGACGAACCCCGGGCGGACGAATCGCGATCGAAGTGATGCCGCAGGTGTCGGGGCCGTTCGACGTCCGGCTCGCCGCCGCCTTCGACGCCGGCACCGAGCCGACCCTGCTCATCGGGATGGACACTCCCCAGGTGACCGCAGCCCTGCTCGCCTCCGCCTGCCACGCGCTGCACGCGACCGACGCGGTGTTCGGTCCCGCCGCGGACGGGGGATGGTGGGCACTCGGCCTGACCACCCCCGACGGCGATCTTCTCCGTGGCGTGCCGACCTCGCGCCCGGACACCGGCGCACGGCAGCGGGCCCGCCTGTCCGAAGCCGGCCTGACGGTCACAACCCTGCCGACGGTGCGTGACGTCGACACCATGGCCGACGCCGACGCGGTCGCCCGGCTCGTGCCCGGTGGACGCTTCGCCGCGGCGCTGCGCGCCACGCACGGGGATCGCATCGCCGCCGGCCGGGCCACCGCGTGTTGA
- a CDS encoding DUF5666 domain-containing protein, protein MRSFLTGRWGAGVAAAGLLGLGLGVGLGFGGTAASAASDRTASAAATPADHTFLGDHPRLAEARLRSHDGLRPHGGIWAGGGVHGEATVKTGKGFQVVAGQRGKVTAVSPTSLTVTSEDGYVGTYVINADTRLRIDGDAAKVSDLHPGATVRVGATVKDGTRTAVVVAQPQD, encoded by the coding sequence ATGCGCAGCTTCCTGACCGGACGATGGGGTGCTGGGGTCGCCGCAGCGGGTCTGCTTGGGCTCGGGTTGGGGGTCGGGCTCGGGTTCGGCGGGACAGCCGCATCCGCTGCCTCGGACCGGACTGCCAGCGCAGCAGCCACCCCAGCCGACCACACGTTCCTGGGCGACCATCCGCGACTCGCCGAGGCCCGGCTGCGTTCCCACGACGGGCTGCGTCCCCATGGCGGCATCTGGGCCGGCGGCGGCGTACACGGTGAGGCAACGGTCAAAACCGGCAAGGGCTTCCAGGTAGTGGCGGGGCAACGCGGGAAGGTGACCGCGGTGAGCCCCACCTCCCTGACGGTCACCAGTGAGGACGGCTACGTCGGCACCTATGTGATCAACGCCGATACCCGGTTGCGGATCGACGGGGACGCCGCGAAGGTCTCCGACCTCCACCCGGGGGCGACGGTCCGGGTGGGCGCGACGGTCAAGGACGGCACCCGCACGGCGGTGGTCGTCGCCCAGCCCCAGGACTGA
- a CDS encoding sensor histidine kinase, which yields MNADLEVMGIALGCSTAAALTGLPLLRALRRRPLWATAASLSVIPVVAVTVGVAGTAQAMFLSDHDLRVVLIVVVVSAVVASASAVRLGGPVVAAIGTLTRATAALGEPGYHGADRVPTAELGALATTLDATHVRLVEARERERALEASRRELVAWISHDLRTPLAGIRATAEALQDGLVTDAETTARYHRLMLADAERLTGMVDDLFELARLQAGALRLSLEKVRVADVVSDAIAAVDPIARAKGVVVNGRADHAGYVDADAAEVGRVLTNLLVNAIRHTPDDGTVEITATADADRAVFAVADRCGGIPQEELPRVFDLGFRGESARTPGGDDHPHQPRMRSGIGLAIVRGIVEAHGGDVTVHNHREGCRFVVALPTS from the coding sequence ATGAACGCCGACCTGGAGGTCATGGGGATCGCGCTCGGCTGTTCGACGGCGGCCGCGCTCACCGGCCTGCCGTTGCTGCGGGCGCTCCGGAGGCGGCCATTGTGGGCGACAGCAGCGTCATTGAGCGTGATACCGGTCGTCGCGGTGACGGTGGGGGTCGCCGGCACGGCACAGGCAATGTTCCTCTCCGATCATGACTTGCGGGTCGTGCTCATCGTGGTGGTCGTGTCGGCGGTGGTGGCGTCGGCATCCGCGGTGCGCCTGGGTGGCCCGGTCGTGGCGGCGATCGGGACGCTGACCCGGGCGACGGCGGCCCTGGGCGAGCCGGGCTATCACGGCGCCGACCGTGTTCCGACCGCCGAGCTCGGCGCGCTGGCGACGACCCTGGACGCGACCCATGTCCGCCTCGTCGAGGCGCGGGAACGGGAACGGGCACTGGAGGCAAGTCGCCGCGAGCTGGTGGCCTGGATCAGTCATGACCTGAGAACCCCGCTCGCGGGAATCCGGGCGACGGCCGAGGCCCTGCAGGACGGCCTGGTCACGGACGCCGAGACGACGGCCCGCTACCACCGGCTGATGCTCGCCGACGCCGAGCGGCTGACCGGCATGGTCGACGACCTGTTCGAACTGGCCCGGCTGCAGGCCGGTGCGCTGCGGCTGAGTCTGGAGAAGGTGCGCGTCGCCGACGTCGTCTCGGACGCGATCGCCGCGGTGGACCCGATCGCGCGGGCCAAGGGAGTCGTCGTCAACGGGCGGGCCGACCACGCCGGGTACGTTGACGCCGACGCGGCCGAGGTGGGGCGCGTGCTGACCAATCTCCTCGTCAACGCCATCAGGCACACCCCCGACGACGGAACGGTGGAGATCACCGCTACCGCGGACGCCGACCGGGCGGTCTTCGCCGTGGCGGACCGGTGCGGCGGCATCCCGCAGGAGGAGCTGCCCCGCGTGTTCGACCTCGGATTCCGGGGCGAGTCGGCCCGGACCCCCGGTGGTGACGACCATCCGCACCAGCCACGGATGCGGTCGGGGATCGGCCTCGCGATCGTCCGTGGCATCGTCGAGGCGCACGGGGGCGACGTCACCGTGCACAACCATCGGGAGGGCTGCCGCTTCGTCGTCGCGCTTCCCACGTCCTGA
- a CDS encoding SDR family NAD(P)-dependent oxidoreductase: MRVLVTGGAGFIGSHVVDALVAAGDEVRILDALLPAVHRTKPQVNNAAEMIVGDVTDRDQVAEALSGIDVVCHQAAMVGLGVDLDDLPAYATNNDLGTAVLLAAMARAGVGRLVLASSMVVYGEGGYRCPTDGPVRPGPRQAAELDAGRFEPPCPRCHRPLAPIVVHEDAPLDPRNAYAATKVAQEHLAAAWAAETGGTAVALRYHNVYGPRMPRDTPYAGVASIFRSALEHGRAPRVFEDGRQLRDFVHVHDVARANLLASGQPQAPGRLVPLNIGSGDPHTVGDMADALARAFGGPRPVVTGTSRVGDVRHIAASSARAGDLLGYRPRVDFAEGMRAFAHDPLRD, encoded by the coding sequence ATGCGGGTTCTCGTCACCGGTGGCGCCGGCTTCATCGGTTCTCACGTTGTTGACGCGCTGGTCGCGGCGGGCGACGAGGTCAGGATCCTCGACGCCCTGCTTCCGGCGGTGCACCGGACGAAGCCCCAGGTCAACAACGCCGCCGAGATGATCGTTGGGGACGTGACCGATCGGGACCAGGTCGCCGAGGCACTGAGCGGGATCGATGTCGTATGCCACCAGGCCGCCATGGTGGGTCTGGGGGTTGATCTGGACGACCTTCCGGCGTATGCCACGAACAACGATCTCGGCACCGCGGTCCTGCTCGCGGCGATGGCCCGCGCCGGGGTGGGGCGACTGGTCCTGGCGAGCTCCATGGTGGTCTACGGCGAGGGTGGTTACCGCTGCCCGACGGACGGACCAGTGCGCCCCGGACCACGGCAGGCCGCCGAGCTGGACGCGGGCCGTTTCGAGCCGCCGTGCCCACGGTGCCACCGGCCGCTCGCGCCCATCGTGGTCCACGAGGACGCCCCCCTGGATCCCCGCAACGCGTACGCGGCGACCAAGGTCGCCCAGGAGCATCTCGCGGCGGCGTGGGCGGCGGAAACCGGCGGAACCGCCGTGGCACTGCGCTACCACAACGTCTACGGTCCGCGGATGCCCCGGGACACCCCCTACGCCGGCGTCGCGTCGATCTTCCGCAGTGCGCTGGAACACGGGCGGGCCCCGCGGGTCTTCGAGGACGGCCGGCAGCTGAGGGATTTCGTGCACGTCCACGACGTCGCGCGGGCTAACCTGCTGGCGTCCGGCCAGCCGCAGGCACCTGGCCGGCTGGTTCCCCTCAACATCGGCTCCGGTGATCCCCACACCGTCGGGGACATGGCGGACGCGCTGGCTCGTGCCTTCGGCGGTCCGAGGCCCGTCGTGACCGGCACCTCCCGGGTCGGCGACGTCCGCCATATCGCAGCCTCCTCGGCCCGAGCAGGCGATCTTCTCGGCTACCGGCCGCGGGTCGACTTCGCCGAGGGGATGCGGGCCTTTGCCCATGATCCGCTGCGGGACTGA
- a CDS encoding class I SAM-dependent methyltransferase: MINNAAHVRTNRARWNEISDDYQRLNAPQIRRQVFTGDISWGLWAVPESRLGVLGEVTGRDILEMGCGGGQWSSALVRRGGRPIGLDLSERQLHHSRQLAAETGLSFPLIQASAEAVPFADDSFDIVFADHGAFSFADPFRAVPEAARVLRPGGLLAFSHVSPIYEITVAPGRDAPGSRLTRDYFGLRLLAEADGLVSANLPYGTWIRLFRDNDLVIEDLLEPRPAPPASDSHSEEPAPAQPERGDKAWARRWPSECIWRLRKPTR; encoded by the coding sequence ATGATCAATAATGCTGCCCACGTACGGACCAACCGTGCCCGCTGGAACGAGATCTCTGACGACTACCAGCGACTGAACGCCCCGCAGATCCGCCGGCAGGTGTTCACCGGCGACATCTCCTGGGGGCTATGGGCCGTTCCGGAATCACGGCTCGGCGTGCTCGGTGAGGTCACCGGACGGGACATCCTGGAGATGGGCTGCGGGGGCGGCCAGTGGTCGAGCGCGCTGGTCCGGCGGGGGGGCCGACCGATCGGCTTGGACCTCTCCGAACGGCAGCTGCACCACAGCAGACAGCTCGCCGCGGAGACCGGGCTGTCCTTCCCCCTGATCCAGGCGAGTGCTGAGGCGGTGCCCTTCGCCGACGACTCGTTCGACATCGTCTTCGCCGACCACGGCGCCTTCTCCTTCGCGGACCCCTTCCGGGCCGTGCCGGAAGCCGCACGCGTGCTGCGCCCCGGCGGCCTGCTCGCCTTCAGCCACGTCAGCCCGATCTACGAGATCACCGTGGCGCCGGGCCGGGACGCCCCTGGCAGTCGCCTGACCCGCGACTACTTCGGGCTGCGTTTGCTGGCCGAGGCCGACGGCCTGGTCAGCGCCAACCTTCCCTACGGCACCTGGATCAGGCTCTTCCGGGACAACGACCTCGTCATCGAAGATCTTCTGGAACCCCGCCCGGCACCGCCGGCATCCGACAGTCACAGCGAGGAACCGGCACCCGCCCAGCCCGAACGCGGCGACAAGGCATGGGCGCGCCGCTGGCCCTCCGAATGCATCTGGCGGCTACGCAAGCCGACGCGGTGA
- a CDS encoding FHA domain-containing protein: MDPTGLRITVPSGQSVLSADRSHVVGRGRDCDVVIADGRVSRRHVLLEPRGDAGWLARDVSSNGIWVDGARTGSIALNDGEVQVHLGAANGPTVVLAPVSPTPRRPPAAPDDPDVGNLATMLAGQGGQGRIDPSPVPAGADSAQVPAQRHAGHSPVASWLRALPTLVWLAAVGFTLGALLALS, from the coding sequence GTGGACCCGACAGGGCTGCGGATCACCGTCCCGTCCGGCCAGAGCGTGCTGTCCGCCGACCGCAGTCACGTCGTCGGCCGGGGCCGTGACTGCGATGTCGTCATCGCGGACGGCCGGGTGTCTCGGCGTCACGTCCTGCTGGAGCCCCGCGGCGATGCCGGGTGGCTCGCCCGGGACGTCAGTTCCAACGGCATCTGGGTGGACGGCGCCCGGACCGGCAGCATCGCCCTGAACGACGGCGAGGTGCAGGTGCACCTCGGCGCGGCGAACGGGCCGACGGTCGTCCTGGCCCCGGTCAGTCCCACGCCGCGGCGCCCGCCCGCCGCGCCCGACGACCCGGACGTCGGGAATCTGGCGACCATGCTGGCCGGCCAGGGCGGCCAGGGCCGCATCGATCCCAGCCCCGTCCCGGCGGGGGCGGACTCCGCCCAGGTTCCGGCCCAGCGTCACGCCGGCCACTCGCCCGTGGCGAGCTGGCTGCGCGCTCTGCCCACCCTCGTGTGGCTCGCCGCGGTCGGCTTCACCCTCGGCGCGTTGCTCGCGCTGTCCTGA
- a CDS encoding molybdopterin-dependent oxidoreductase has translation MAALLGVWLGIAFGTCFLTGLVSHFMQHPPSWLEWPSRPAWLYRVTQGLHVTTGLASVPLLLAKLWTVYPLLWEWPPIRSVAHAVERMTIVPLIAGAIFQLSTGIANIAQWYRFHFFFTVTHYWVAWITIGALVLHIVAKLTVIRANVGRRRHERAHLAAATMATTTMAGAAPGTGGLTRRGLGLATGTAAGVIVATTAGQSVPGLARLDLLAPRRPDIGPQGLPVNRTARAARVTSLARDPGYRLEVVGPRRVVYTIEELHALRRYSSKLPITCVEGWAADATWHGPRLRNLLDAAMIPADATVRVESLEARGGYRASDVNPSHARDSLTLLATGVNGADLDLDHGYPARLIAPNRPGVLQTKWVHRVVMV, from the coding sequence ATGGCGGCTCTCCTCGGAGTCTGGCTCGGGATCGCCTTCGGAACATGCTTTCTGACCGGGCTGGTATCGCATTTCATGCAGCATCCGCCGTCCTGGCTGGAATGGCCTTCCCGACCCGCCTGGCTGTACCGGGTGACCCAGGGCCTGCACGTGACCACCGGACTCGCGAGCGTCCCACTGCTGCTGGCGAAGCTGTGGACGGTGTATCCGCTGTTGTGGGAATGGCCCCCGATCCGTTCCGTCGCCCATGCGGTGGAGCGGATGACGATCGTGCCGTTGATCGCAGGGGCGATCTTCCAGCTCAGCACGGGCATCGCGAACATCGCGCAGTGGTACCGGTTCCACTTCTTCTTCACCGTGACCCATTACTGGGTCGCCTGGATCACGATCGGCGCGCTGGTCCTCCACATCGTCGCGAAGCTCACCGTCATCCGGGCGAATGTGGGCCGTCGCCGCCATGAGCGCGCGCACCTGGCCGCCGCCACCATGGCCACCACCACCATGGCCGGCGCCGCCCCGGGGACGGGCGGTCTGACGCGGCGCGGCCTCGGCCTCGCGACGGGGACCGCCGCCGGGGTGATCGTGGCGACGACCGCCGGTCAGTCGGTTCCGGGCCTGGCCCGGCTGGACCTGCTCGCGCCGCGGCGGCCCGACATCGGCCCGCAGGGGCTCCCGGTGAACCGCACGGCGCGAGCCGCGCGGGTCACCTCCCTCGCCCGTGACCCCGGGTACCGGCTGGAGGTGGTCGGTCCGCGCCGGGTGGTGTACACCATCGAGGAGCTGCACGCGCTGCGTCGGTACAGCTCGAAGCTGCCGATCACCTGCGTCGAGGGATGGGCCGCGGACGCCACCTGGCACGGGCCGCGGCTGCGGAATCTACTGGACGCCGCCATGATCCCCGCCGACGCGACGGTCCGGGTCGAGTCCCTCGAGGCCCGCGGGGGCTACCGGGCAAGCGACGTCAACCCCTCGCACGCCCGGGACTCGTTGACCCTGCTCGCGACCGGAGTGAACGGCGCCGACCTCGACCTCGATCACGGTTATCCGGCCCGGCTCATCGCGCCGAACCGGCCCGGGGTCCTCCAGACGAAATGGGTACATCGGGTGGTGATGGTATGA